One Kaistella polysaccharea DNA segment encodes these proteins:
- a CDS encoding 30S ribosomal protein THX gives MGKGDKKSKKGKIIAGSYGKKRPRKASSVNHIPVKVLDEDDKKASKEKVRKEVGYPTEKSENAEVEKKPKATPKPKAEKKEDAVETKPKAEKTADKEEAKPKETKAKKTEE, from the coding sequence ATGGGAAAAGGCGATAAAAAATCGAAAAAAGGAAAAATTATAGCGGGAAGCTACGGTAAAAAAAGACCGAGAAAAGCGAGCTCTGTAAATCATATCCCTGTAAAAGTTTTGGATGAGGACGACAAAAAAGCTTCTAAAGAAAAAGTACGGAAAGAAGTAGGATATCCTACTGAAAAGTCTGAAAATGCAGAAGTGGAAAAAAAACCTAAAGCGACACCAAAACCTAAGGCTGAGAAAAAAGAAGATGCGGTAGAAACCAAACCTAAAGCTGAAAAGACAGCCGACAAAGAGGAAGCAAAACCAAAAGAAACTAAAGCTAAAAAAACCGAAGAATAA
- a CDS encoding DUF2975 domain-containing protein, translated as MKLFPQIVSFTLKAFLNLSVFGLVVTSFFNIWVFLSHHFNWTGSIMKYYNGIDFTNIWEKDKFAFNILMISAIVITTLEIILFLSALTLLNKINLKNPFDNDQSWLLKRISILAFFIGLISILLKLYIETSVSSDLLLSTQMGESSFLWLAATVYIVSLLYQKGLYLQSENELTI; from the coding sequence ATGAAATTATTCCCACAAATTGTTTCTTTTACCCTAAAAGCATTTTTAAACCTTTCCGTTTTTGGATTAGTAGTTACCTCTTTCTTTAATATTTGGGTTTTTCTGTCCCACCACTTTAATTGGACGGGCTCAATAATGAAGTACTATAATGGTATTGATTTTACAAATATTTGGGAAAAAGACAAATTTGCTTTTAATATCTTGATGATATCTGCGATTGTAATTACCACTTTAGAGATTATTTTATTTCTTTCCGCACTTACACTTTTAAATAAAATTAATTTAAAAAATCCGTTTGACAACGATCAAAGCTGGCTACTTAAACGAATTTCTATTCTCGCATTTTTTATAGGACTAATAAGTATTTTATTGAAGCTATATATAGAAACCTCAGTCAGCAGTGATCTTTTACTTTCTACACAAATGGGTGAAAGCAGTTTTCTGTGGTTGGCGGCAACTGTATATATTGTAAGTTTGCTCTACCAGAAAGGACTTTACCTACAATCGGAAAACGAATTAACCATCTAA
- a CDS encoding helix-turn-helix domain-containing protein yields MAIIFNIDVMLAKRKMQSQELAEKIGITQANFSVLKTGKAKALKISTLEAICKVLDCQPGDLLEYRPD; encoded by the coding sequence ATGGCAATTATTTTCAATATAGATGTTATGCTGGCGAAGCGCAAAATGCAGAGCCAAGAGCTCGCGGAAAAAATTGGTATTACACAGGCGAATTTTTCCGTTTTAAAAACTGGAAAAGCAAAGGCATTGAAGATCTCAACATTAGAAGCAATTTGCAAAGTCCTCGATTGTCAACCAGGAGATTTGCTTGAATATCGACCAGACTAA
- the aspS gene encoding aspartate--tRNA ligase — protein MFRTHNNGELSLKNLDQNVTLSGWVQTIRDKGFMMWIDLRDRYGITQLVFDADRSSAELLENANKLGREFVIQIEGKVIERVSKNPKIPTGEIEILVEKLTILNASEVPPFTIEDQTDGGEELRMKYRYLDIRRNPVKDKLIFRHKMAQKVRNYLSDQNFIEVETPVLIKSTPEGARDFVVPSRMNPGQFYALPQSPQTFKQLLMIGGMDRYFQIVKCFRDEDLRADRQPEFTQIDCEMAFVEQEDVLEIFEGMTATLLKDIAGKEFGKFPRMTFADAMKKYGNDKPDIRFGMEFVEVNELVKGKDFKIFDDSELVVGINVEGCAEYTRKQIDELIDWVKRPQIGANGMIWIKFQNDGTVTSSVNKFYNEEDLKKITEKFGSKAGDLIFLMSGNENKVRTQLSALRMELGNRLGLRNPKEFAPLWVIDFPLLEWDEETNRYHAMHHPFTSPKPEDVHLLETDPGKARANAYDLILNGNEIGGGSVRIFDKDLQAKMFNLLGFTKEDAEAQFGFLMNAFQYGAPPHAGLALGFDRLVAILDGNEVIRDYIAFPKNNSGRDVMIDAPSPIADEQLTELALKVELKD, from the coding sequence ATGTTCAGAACACACAATAACGGGGAACTTTCACTTAAGAATCTTGATCAAAACGTAACCCTTTCAGGTTGGGTTCAAACCATTCGCGACAAAGGTTTTATGATGTGGATCGATTTACGCGACCGTTACGGAATTACGCAGTTGGTATTTGATGCAGACCGTTCTTCCGCAGAATTGTTAGAAAACGCAAACAAACTCGGTCGAGAATTCGTGATTCAGATTGAAGGAAAAGTTATTGAAAGAGTCAGCAAGAATCCTAAAATACCAACGGGAGAAATTGAAATTTTGGTTGAAAAATTAACGATTTTAAATGCATCAGAAGTTCCACCATTCACCATCGAAGATCAAACTGATGGCGGTGAAGAACTGAGAATGAAATACAGATATTTAGATATCCGACGTAATCCGGTTAAAGACAAATTGATTTTCCGGCACAAAATGGCGCAGAAAGTCCGCAACTATTTATCTGATCAGAATTTCATCGAAGTAGAGACTCCGGTTCTTATTAAATCAACTCCGGAAGGGGCTAGAGATTTCGTAGTTCCAAGCCGTATGAATCCTGGACAGTTTTATGCGTTGCCACAATCACCACAAACGTTCAAACAATTATTAATGATTGGTGGAATGGATCGTTATTTTCAGATTGTAAAGTGTTTTCGTGACGAAGATTTAAGAGCCGACCGTCAACCTGAATTTACACAGATCGATTGTGAAATGGCATTTGTAGAACAGGAAGATGTTTTGGAAATCTTCGAAGGAATGACTGCGACTTTATTGAAAGATATCGCTGGAAAAGAATTCGGTAAATTTCCAAGGATGACTTTCGCAGATGCGATGAAAAAATATGGAAACGATAAACCCGACATTAGATTCGGGATGGAATTCGTGGAAGTAAACGAATTAGTCAAAGGAAAAGATTTCAAAATATTCGACGATTCAGAACTGGTGGTTGGAATCAATGTTGAAGGTTGTGCAGAATATACCAGAAAACAAATCGACGAATTAATCGATTGGGTAAAACGTCCACAAATTGGCGCAAATGGAATGATTTGGATCAAATTTCAAAATGACGGAACCGTTACTTCTTCCGTAAATAAATTTTACAACGAAGAAGATTTAAAGAAAATTACAGAAAAATTCGGATCAAAAGCAGGAGATTTAATTTTCCTAATGTCCGGAAATGAAAATAAAGTGAGAACCCAACTTTCCGCTTTAAGAATGGAACTGGGGAACAGATTAGGATTAAGAAATCCGAAAGAATTCGCACCACTTTGGGTCATCGATTTCCCATTGTTAGAATGGGATGAAGAAACAAACCGTTATCATGCGATGCACCATCCGTTCACTTCACCAAAACCCGAAGACGTTCATTTATTAGAAACCGATCCAGGAAAAGCCAGAGCAAATGCTTATGATTTGATTCTTAACGGAAACGAAATCGGTGGTGGTTCGGTCAGAATTTTCGATAAAGATTTACAGGCTAAAATGTTCAATTTATTAGGATTCACGAAAGAAGATGCAGAAGCACAATTCGGATTCTTGATGAATGCGTTCCAATATGGAGCACCGCCACACGCTGGGTTAGCACTAGGATTTGACCGTTTGGTTGCTATTTTAGATGGTAATGAAGTGATCAGAGATTATATCGCTTTCCCGAAAAATAATTCCGGAAGAGACGTGATGATCGATGCGCCAAGTCCGATTGCTGATGAGCAGTTGACTGAGTTGGCTTTGAAAGTTGAACTGAAAGATTAG
- a CDS encoding SDR family NAD(P)-dependent oxidoreductase, with protein MVNNSNKTVLILGANSDVAKQCILQYLEKGFSIIASSRNLDCLERFVKENNIDSSRININYFDAADFSSHQKFYNELPVKPNIVIYAAGFLVENQKALQDFQGAKQMMEVNYMGAVSILNIIAMDQSNKNLERIIGLSSLSGVRGRKSNFIYGSTKSAFTQYLAGLRQELSSRNIIVNVLVSGYINTKINAGLELNKNLLMEPDYVGKHIVNAGKSFSIVPNLKWKIIYYILKILPENLVAKLP; from the coding sequence ATGGTTAATAATTCTAACAAAACAGTTCTCATTTTAGGCGCCAATTCCGACGTCGCGAAACAATGTATTTTGCAATATCTGGAAAAGGGATTTTCGATTATTGCTTCGTCGAGAAATCTGGATTGTTTGGAGCGTTTTGTTAAAGAAAATAATATTGATTCTTCAAGAATCAATATTAACTATTTTGATGCAGCCGATTTTTCATCACATCAAAAATTTTATAATGAACTTCCAGTAAAACCCAATATTGTAATTTACGCTGCAGGTTTTTTAGTTGAAAATCAAAAAGCACTTCAAGATTTTCAAGGAGCGAAACAAATGATGGAAGTCAATTATATGGGCGCAGTTTCTATTCTGAATATTATTGCGATGGATCAATCCAATAAAAATCTGGAAAGAATTATCGGACTTTCTTCACTTTCCGGAGTTCGTGGTAGAAAAAGTAATTTCATTTACGGAAGTACAAAATCTGCGTTCACTCAATATTTAGCCGGCCTTCGACAAGAGTTGTCTTCGAGAAATATTATCGTTAATGTTTTAGTAAGCGGATATATTAATACGAAAATTAATGCAGGTTTAGAATTGAATAAAAACCTTTTGATGGAACCAGATTATGTCGGGAAACATATTGTAAATGCAGGAAAATCTTTCTCCATCGTTCCCAATTTAAAATGGAAAATCATTTATTATATCTTAAAAATTTTACCGGAAAATTTAGTGGCGAAATTGCCTTAA
- a CDS encoding enoyl-CoA hydratase/isomerase family protein, whose amino-acid sequence MNNGFVNQELKNNISEITFGHPKSNSLPGEILELLAQTILNEGAKEEVKAILLKSEGEKAFCAGASFDELLDIEELEKSKKFFGGFAKVLNAMRSCGKLVIVRVQGKTTGGGVGIACAADYCFATKDSAMALTELNLGIGPFVIGPYVERKMGKSAYAAMSIDADFRSADWCEKHDVYHSVSENIEMMDKEINKFLEKLSTRSSDALSLVKKVSWEGTEHFEHLMPERILMSASLILEDSAKKNIEKIKERLRAK is encoded by the coding sequence ATGAACAACGGATTTGTAAATCAAGAACTTAAAAATAATATTTCAGAAATCACATTTGGACACCCGAAAAGTAATTCTTTGCCGGGAGAAATTTTAGAATTGCTGGCTCAAACTATCTTAAATGAAGGAGCAAAAGAAGAAGTAAAAGCCATTCTGTTAAAATCAGAGGGTGAAAAAGCATTTTGCGCCGGAGCAAGTTTCGATGAACTGCTGGACATTGAAGAATTGGAAAAATCAAAAAAATTCTTTGGAGGATTTGCTAAAGTTTTAAATGCAATGCGATCATGCGGAAAATTAGTCATCGTTAGAGTTCAGGGAAAAACAACTGGCGGTGGAGTAGGAATTGCCTGTGCAGCTGATTATTGCTTCGCTACAAAAGATTCTGCAATGGCTTTAACCGAATTAAACCTGGGAATCGGACCTTTCGTAATTGGACCGTATGTCGAAAGGAAAATGGGCAAATCTGCTTATGCTGCTATGTCAATTGACGCTGACTTCAGAAGTGCGGATTGGTGTGAAAAACACGATGTCTATCATTCCGTTTCTGAAAATATTGAAATGATGGATAAAGAAATCAATAAATTCTTAGAAAAATTATCAACCCGAAGTTCTGACGCTTTATCATTGGTTAAAAAAGTTTCCTGGGAAGGAACGGAGCATTTTGAGCATTTAATGCCGGAAAGAATTTTGATGAGCGCATCATTAATTCTGGAAGATTCTGCGAAGAAAAATATTGAGAAGATTAAGGAACGACTTCGAGCAAAGTAA